In one window of Halopiger aswanensis DNA:
- a CDS encoding PadR family transcriptional regulator, producing the protein MNDLTGFQRDLLYVIAGDDQPSGQDVKEEVEQYYSNEINHGRLYPNLDTLVNKELVEKGQLDRRTNYYAITTAGKEAIAERQEWVRQYIEV; encoded by the coding sequence ATGAACGACCTCACCGGATTCCAACGTGATTTGCTGTACGTCATCGCGGGTGATGACCAGCCGTCAGGGCAGGACGTAAAGGAGGAAGTCGAACAGTACTACAGTAACGAGATCAATCACGGGCGACTCTATCCAAATCTCGATACGCTCGTCAACAAGGAACTCGTCGAGAAGGGACAACTCGACCGCCGGACGAACTACTACGCTATCACTACGGCCGGAAAAGAAGCAATTGCGGAGCGACAGGAATGGGTACGGCAGTATATTGAGGTGTGA
- a CDS encoding redoxin domain-containing protein, which translates to MPTTGDTAPTFTATVGTSDHESFDLENHLGDGPIVLAFFPGAFTPPCTNEMVALQDRLERFEGAGATVFGVSADSPFSQGAFRKEHGLEFDLVSDMARAAIDAYDVETDIPDLGLHGIANRAVFVLDGDGLITYRWVADDPTNEPPYDDLLEAIESA; encoded by the coding sequence ATGCCCACGACTGGAGACACCGCTCCGACGTTCACGGCGACAGTCGGTACCAGCGACCACGAATCGTTCGACCTCGAGAACCACCTCGGTGACGGTCCGATCGTCCTCGCGTTCTTCCCCGGCGCGTTCACGCCGCCCTGCACGAACGAGATGGTCGCCCTGCAGGACCGTCTCGAGCGGTTCGAGGGCGCTGGCGCGACGGTCTTCGGAGTGAGCGCGGACTCCCCGTTCTCACAGGGTGCGTTCCGTAAGGAACACGGACTCGAGTTCGATCTCGTCAGCGATATGGCCCGCGCGGCCATCGATGCTTACGACGTCGAAACGGACATTCCCGACCTCGGCCTCCACGGGATCGCGAACCGGGCCGTCTTCGTCCTCGACGGGGACGGTCTGATCACGTACCGATGGGTTGCTGACGACCCGACGAACGAACCGCCCTACGACGACCTACTCGAGGCCATCGAATCGGCGTAA